One window from the genome of Hyalangium ruber encodes:
- a CDS encoding FIST signal transduction protein: MAHVKMQTARTTQQEPGPAAEDLMKQLAGVTPKLVMMFASRNRDHNALNRAIRERLPQGCRFVGATSGGEMDNEGIYYGSVVLAAIYGDFDVGLGIGTGLSANAVGAGGMAIKKACDELGVRQPDLDPRKYVGLVIDDGFRFKKEELLLGILEKNQTLVLVGGGASDDNQDPSKQSALIHIDGEVVTDAVLVALFRTNAPWAALRTHWYLPTGDRMTITKVDETHTRALELDGKPAALRYAELLGVEPTELEFGKPQGFAVRPTALRVGREYFMRCPWKPVLEDNSILFANLLEEGSELELMKMGDMGEMTRSFFKDELPRRVTNPQAALLFNCGARMWYAHSTGRVKELADTLRSAPTAAGMNVQFEIYSGFHINTTLTVLAFGSN, from the coding sequence ATGGCACATGTGAAGATGCAGACGGCTCGAACCACTCAGCAGGAGCCGGGCCCCGCCGCGGAGGACCTCATGAAGCAGCTTGCGGGTGTCACCCCCAAGCTGGTGATGATGTTCGCCTCGCGCAATCGGGACCACAACGCGCTCAACCGTGCCATCCGCGAGCGGCTTCCTCAGGGCTGCCGCTTCGTGGGCGCCACCTCGGGCGGCGAGATGGACAACGAGGGCATCTACTACGGCAGCGTGGTGCTGGCCGCCATCTACGGTGACTTCGACGTGGGCCTCGGCATCGGCACCGGCCTGTCGGCCAACGCGGTGGGCGCCGGCGGCATGGCCATCAAGAAGGCCTGCGACGAGCTGGGCGTGCGTCAGCCGGACCTCGACCCGCGCAAGTACGTGGGCCTCGTCATCGACGACGGCTTCCGCTTCAAGAAGGAGGAGCTGCTCCTCGGCATCCTCGAGAAGAACCAGACGCTGGTGCTCGTCGGCGGCGGCGCCAGCGACGACAACCAGGATCCGTCCAAGCAGAGCGCGCTGATCCACATCGACGGCGAGGTGGTGACCGACGCGGTGCTGGTGGCGCTCTTCCGCACCAACGCCCCGTGGGCCGCGCTGCGCACGCACTGGTATCTGCCCACCGGGGACCGGATGACGATCACCAAGGTGGATGAGACGCACACCCGCGCGCTGGAGCTCGACGGCAAGCCGGCGGCCCTGCGCTACGCGGAGCTGCTCGGGGTGGAGCCGACCGAGCTGGAGTTCGGCAAGCCGCAGGGCTTCGCGGTGCGCCCCACCGCCCTGCGCGTGGGCCGCGAGTACTTCATGCGCTGCCCCTGGAAGCCGGTGCTCGAGGACAACTCCATCCTCTTCGCCAACCTCTTGGAAGAAGGCTCCGAGCTGGAGCTGATGAAGATGGGCGACATGGGCGAGATGACGCGCTCGTTCTTCAAGGATGAGCTGCCCCGCCGAGTGACCAACCCCCAGGCGGCCCTGCTGTTCAACTGCGGTGCTCGTATGTGGTACGCACACTCCACAGGTAGGGTGAAGGAGCTGGCGGACACCTTGCGCTCAGCGCCGACGGCGGCTGGAATGAATGTGCAATTCGAGATCTACTCCGGGTTCCACATCAACACCACCCTGACCGTGCTGGCGTTCGGATCCAACTGA
- a CDS encoding response regulator, which produces MSTLPSALPESPTPRILLHASERATQQVQDALRRAVPTAEVTTVTTTDALIQALAQPYELAVLSADAADLPQLQALWKDKGGATPFIVFSQKWSEEILTAATKAGASDYLSEEQLPQRLPLVLRTLSARRAQATEFAATKKKLDDTSEELKRTRSVSARALASYQQRALQMEIIRQQNEDLDRLATDLAISKRNEEERAREAEAAARLKSEFLANFSHEIRTPLNGIIGYCDLLMREEGNRLTAHGRRDLSVVKTNAKTLLALINDILDLSKIEAGRVEVVVERVDLQELGEECLATVREYLKGKDVDLTINVEERARYLRSDALKLRQVMLNLLSNAAKFTDSGEVALSARAEGNELIITVEDTGVGMPADQLPFIFEKFRQVDGSTTRKVGGTGLGLAIVRELSKVLGGDVTVSSVLGRGSTFTVRLAGVLETEAPPAAPGEAPADSAVSVEDVAAKLAPLAAGSTVMVVDDDPLMQQLVAGQLEPAGFKVVAVEDGVSALNIAREAKPQAIILDIHLPRLDGWSVLSQLKSEPALSGIPVILVSVEEQRARGYSLGACEYLVKPVEPDRLVEVVTRTLGTAALAPGEVLVVDDDASTRELVSRSLRRVGFSTSEAHSGEDALLKARISPPVLVVLDLMMPNLDGFEVLRRMRAQNLTMPVVVLTGKTLSAEEQATLRDGFIAFVRKGGHAIEDVIGQAKTMLLQQRAATTTRQARILYVEDNPQNRDIVRRYLGNLYEVLEAEDGEHGLERAQRDTPDLVLMDLSLPRVDGWEATRRLRALSAAVSKVPVIAVTAHAGREYQEKALAAGCDAYLTKPLDRDQLLEMIRKHLGKTHA; this is translated from the coding sequence ATGAGCACCTTGCCCTCCGCGCTTCCCGAGAGCCCTACCCCACGCATCCTCCTCCACGCCAGCGAACGCGCGACCCAGCAGGTCCAGGACGCGCTTCGCCGCGCCGTGCCCACCGCCGAGGTGACCACCGTCACCACCACCGACGCGCTCATCCAGGCGCTGGCACAGCCCTATGAGCTGGCGGTGCTCAGCGCCGACGCGGCGGATCTTCCCCAGCTCCAGGCGCTCTGGAAGGACAAGGGAGGTGCTACGCCGTTCATCGTCTTCTCGCAGAAGTGGAGCGAGGAGATCCTCACCGCGGCCACCAAGGCCGGCGCCAGCGACTACCTCAGCGAGGAGCAGCTGCCGCAGCGGCTGCCCCTGGTGCTGCGCACGCTCTCCGCGCGACGAGCGCAGGCCACTGAGTTCGCCGCCACCAAGAAGAAGCTGGATGACACCAGCGAGGAGCTCAAGCGCACGCGCTCGGTGTCCGCGCGCGCCCTGGCCAGCTACCAGCAGCGCGCCCTGCAGATGGAGATCATCCGTCAGCAGAACGAGGACCTGGATCGGCTCGCCACGGATCTCGCCATCTCCAAGCGCAACGAGGAGGAGCGCGCGCGAGAGGCCGAGGCCGCCGCCCGCCTCAAGAGCGAGTTCCTGGCCAACTTCAGCCACGAAATCCGCACGCCGCTCAACGGCATCATCGGCTACTGCGACCTGCTGATGCGCGAGGAGGGCAACCGCCTCACCGCGCACGGCCGCCGCGACTTGAGCGTGGTGAAGACCAACGCCAAGACGCTGCTGGCGTTGATCAACGACATCCTCGACCTGTCGAAGATCGAAGCGGGCCGCGTGGAAGTCGTGGTGGAGCGCGTGGACCTGCAGGAGCTGGGCGAGGAGTGCCTTGCCACGGTGCGCGAGTACCTCAAGGGCAAGGACGTCGACCTCACCATCAACGTCGAGGAGCGGGCGCGCTACCTGCGCTCGGACGCGCTGAAGCTGCGCCAGGTGATGCTCAACCTGCTCTCCAACGCCGCCAAGTTCACCGACTCGGGCGAGGTGGCGCTGTCGGCACGGGCCGAGGGCAACGAGCTGATCATCACGGTGGAGGACACCGGCGTGGGCATGCCCGCCGATCAGCTGCCCTTCATCTTCGAGAAGTTCCGCCAGGTGGATGGCTCCACCACGCGCAAGGTGGGCGGCACGGGATTGGGCCTCGCCATCGTGCGCGAGCTGTCCAAGGTGCTCGGCGGCGACGTCACCGTCAGCAGCGTGCTGGGTCGCGGCTCCACCTTCACGGTGCGCCTCGCCGGCGTGCTGGAGACCGAGGCGCCTCCGGCGGCCCCGGGCGAGGCTCCGGCCGATTCCGCGGTGTCGGTGGAGGACGTGGCCGCGAAGCTCGCGCCGCTGGCCGCCGGCAGCACCGTCATGGTGGTGGACGACGACCCGCTCATGCAGCAGCTCGTGGCGGGCCAGCTCGAGCCCGCGGGCTTCAAGGTCGTCGCCGTGGAGGATGGCGTGAGCGCGCTGAACATCGCGCGTGAGGCCAAGCCCCAGGCCATCATCCTGGACATCCACCTGCCCCGGCTCGACGGCTGGAGCGTGCTCAGCCAGCTCAAGAGCGAGCCGGCGCTGTCGGGCATCCCCGTCATCCTCGTGTCCGTGGAGGAGCAGCGCGCGCGCGGCTACTCCCTGGGCGCGTGCGAGTACCTGGTCAAGCCGGTGGAGCCGGACCGCCTGGTGGAAGTCGTCACCCGAACGCTGGGCACCGCCGCGCTGGCCCCGGGCGAGGTGCTGGTGGTGGACGACGACGCCAGCACGCGCGAGCTCGTCAGCCGCTCGCTGCGCCGCGTGGGCTTCTCCACCTCCGAGGCCCACAGCGGTGAGGACGCGCTGCTCAAGGCGCGCATCTCCCCGCCGGTGCTCGTGGTGCTGGACCTGATGATGCCCAACCTCGACGGCTTCGAGGTGCTGCGGCGCATGCGCGCCCAGAACCTCACCATGCCCGTGGTGGTGCTCACCGGAAAGACGCTCAGCGCCGAGGAGCAGGCCACCCTGCGCGACGGCTTCATCGCCTTCGTGCGCAAGGGCGGCCACGCCATCGAGGACGTCATCGGCCAGGCCAAGACGATGCTCCTGCAGCAGCGCGCGGCCACCACCACGCGCCAGGCCCGCATCCTCTACGTGGAGGACAACCCGCAGAACCGCGACATCGTCCGCCGCTACCTGGGCAACCTCTACGAGGTGCTCGAGGCGGAGGATGGCGAGCACGGCCTGGAGCGCGCCCAGCGCGACACGCCGGACCTGGTCCTCATGGACCTGTCCCTGCCGCGCGTGGACGGCTGGGAGGCCACCCGGAGGCTGCGCGCGCTGTCGGCCGCCGTCTCCAAGGTGCCCGTCATCGCCGTCACGGCTCACGCCGGCCGCGAGTACCAGGAGAAGGCCCTGGCCGCCGGGTGCGACGCGTACCTCACCAAGCCCCTCGATCGGGATCAGCTGCTGGAGATGATCCGCAAGCACCTGGGGAAGACTCATGCCTGA
- a CDS encoding response regulator: MPEEKMRVLVVDDDPELLELVARSLSAHGFEVETHTSALGVSNRVRDSSPDVVLIDVNFPSLKGDKVVSLARSQAPQGTKFILYSGADEVRLRTLALASGADGYLSKSVQGAELAQKIASFRPRPRSTPVPV, encoded by the coding sequence ATGCCTGAGGAGAAGATGCGAGTGCTCGTCGTGGATGACGACCCCGAGCTCCTGGAGCTCGTGGCGCGCTCGCTGAGCGCCCATGGTTTCGAGGTGGAGACCCACACCTCGGCCTTGGGCGTCTCCAACCGCGTCCGGGATAGCTCCCCGGACGTGGTCCTCATTGACGTGAACTTCCCTTCGCTCAAGGGAGACAAGGTCGTCTCCCTGGCTCGCTCGCAGGCTCCTCAGGGCACCAAGTTCATCCTCTACTCGGGCGCGGACGAAGTCCGACTGCGCACGCTGGCGCTCGCTTCCGGCGCCGATGGCTATCTCTCGAAGAGCGTGCAGGGAGCCGAGCTCGCTCAGAAGATCGCTTCCTTCCGGCCCCGGCCTCGCTCTACACCCGTGCCCGTCTGA
- a CDS encoding tryptophan 2,3-dioxygenase family protein: MFNALLKKWVGTGQLDYEIYLKTPTLLNLQTPREQLVHHDELLFQIVHQAQELWLKQVSMEGIELVAEIDGDLLWGATTRMERMLRVMRCMVAELNILETMTPDSFQIVRRSLGNGSGQESPGYNMVRLLGDGMEAALERILTRRQVRLLDVYRIGGSGSEDLKRLCEQMVDFDELFQNWLYTHYQMVRRIIGVDRSIKALDGLPTQVLAGRMTLPLFRKLWEVRAEMTAEWKREGGFAIGAARQPGSPQAEGSSGYGSGAHGASGYGSGSHGSSGYGSGSHGASGYGSGSHAPSGYGSGSHAPSGYGSGAHAPPPHAPPAAVAHAPSAPPPVTQTAAVLQAAVVPPVPVVPPPAVAPAPAPTQTAMPESAAADDPWSRPEPPTSRRPLPDVPPVPRTSGPPDDPWSRPEPPTSRRPAPTPESSSSSSSSSSSTAQEPQGPRKPASGTHGY, translated from the coding sequence ATGTTCAACGCCCTACTCAAGAAGTGGGTAGGAACTGGGCAGCTCGACTACGAGATTTATCTCAAGACGCCGACGCTGCTGAACCTGCAGACGCCGCGCGAGCAGCTCGTTCACCACGACGAGCTGCTCTTCCAAATCGTCCACCAGGCGCAGGAGCTGTGGCTCAAGCAGGTGTCCATGGAGGGCATCGAGCTGGTGGCCGAAATCGACGGCGACCTGCTCTGGGGCGCCACCACGCGCATGGAGCGCATGCTGCGCGTCATGCGCTGCATGGTGGCGGAGCTGAACATCCTGGAGACGATGACGCCGGACTCGTTCCAGATCGTCCGCCGCAGCCTGGGCAACGGCAGCGGCCAGGAGTCGCCGGGCTACAACATGGTGCGCCTGCTGGGCGACGGGATGGAGGCGGCGCTGGAGCGCATCCTCACGCGGCGTCAGGTGCGGCTGCTGGATGTGTACCGCATCGGCGGCTCGGGCTCGGAGGACCTGAAGCGGCTGTGCGAGCAGATGGTCGACTTCGACGAGCTGTTCCAGAACTGGCTCTACACGCACTACCAGATGGTCCGCCGCATCATCGGCGTGGACCGCTCCATCAAGGCGCTGGACGGCCTGCCCACGCAGGTGCTCGCCGGCCGCATGACGCTGCCGCTGTTCCGCAAGCTGTGGGAGGTGCGCGCGGAGATGACGGCGGAGTGGAAGCGCGAGGGTGGCTTCGCCATCGGCGCCGCCCGCCAGCCGGGCTCCCCGCAGGCCGAGGGCTCCTCGGGCTATGGCTCGGGCGCTCACGGCGCGTCGGGTTACGGCTCGGGCTCGCACGGTTCGTCGGGTTACGGCTCGGGCTCTCATGGCGCGTCGGGTTACGGCTCGGGTTCGCACGCGCCCTCGGGCTACGGCTCGGGCTCGCATGCTCCGTCCGGCTATGGCTCGGGCGCGCACGCTCCGCCGCCCCATGCCCCTCCCGCCGCGGTGGCCCACGCTCCGAGCGCCCCGCCCCCCGTGACTCAGACGGCGGCGGTGCTGCAGGCGGCGGTGGTGCCTCCAGTACCCGTGGTCCCACCGCCGGCGGTGGCCCCCGCGCCAGCGCCCACCCAGACGGCCATGCCCGAGTCGGCCGCCGCGGACGACCCGTGGTCCCGCCCCGAGCCGCCCACCTCGCGCCGCCCTCTGCCGGATGTGCCGCCGGTGCCCCGCACCTCCGGGCCTCCGGATGATCCGTGGTCTCGTCCCGAGCCGCCCACCTCGCGCCGGCCCGCTCCGACGCCCGAGTCCTCGAGCAGCTCCTCGAGTAGCTCCTCGAGCACGGCGCAGGAGCCGCAGGGTCCCCGCAAGCCGGCCTCGGGAACGCACGGGTACTGA
- a CDS encoding aminotransferase class V-fold PLP-dependent enzyme — protein MDLLSAVRAEFPLLQTCTYLNSSATGAMPRGVEAVLRRYWETMSTWRDEVWGDWLGAMQAHADGLANLLGAPAGSVALDSNLTTLLGRVGTCFDYRGERRRVVTTDMEFPTVPFLWKGFARYGAELVVVPSVNGRVDVDALCAAIDERTRLVSVSHASFQTGALLDVAKVARAAHAAGALIAVDAYQTVGAYPVDVGTLDVDFLLGGGHKWLCGSEYGFLYVRPSLTSSLEPAATGWLAGETPFTFLPAKAYAPDAQRMRAGTPVPLPVLLSRPGLELVSRVGMPTIRAHSLACTQRLIARADEAGLPVVTPRDEAHRGGVVVMRFPGDAEVSQRLVSRGFICSYRGGLRVGPHFYNTLSEVDGFMDALVAEARQSAA, from the coding sequence ATGGACCTGCTCTCGGCGGTGCGGGCGGAGTTCCCGCTGCTTCAGACGTGTACCTACCTCAACAGCAGCGCCACCGGGGCGATGCCGCGCGGCGTGGAAGCCGTGCTGCGCCGCTACTGGGAGACCATGAGCACCTGGCGCGACGAGGTGTGGGGCGACTGGCTGGGAGCGATGCAGGCCCACGCCGACGGGCTGGCGAACCTCCTCGGCGCTCCAGCGGGCTCGGTGGCGCTGGACAGCAACCTCACCACGCTGCTGGGGCGGGTGGGCACCTGCTTCGACTACCGGGGCGAGCGCCGCCGGGTGGTGACGACGGACATGGAGTTCCCCACGGTGCCCTTCCTCTGGAAGGGCTTCGCGCGCTACGGCGCCGAGCTCGTGGTGGTGCCCTCGGTGAACGGGCGCGTGGACGTGGACGCGCTGTGCGCCGCCATCGACGAGCGCACGCGGCTGGTGAGCGTCTCGCACGCCAGCTTCCAGACGGGCGCGCTGCTGGACGTGGCGAAGGTGGCCCGGGCGGCGCACGCGGCCGGAGCGCTCATCGCCGTGGACGCCTACCAGACGGTGGGCGCCTACCCGGTGGACGTGGGCACGCTGGACGTGGACTTCCTGCTGGGCGGCGGACACAAGTGGCTGTGCGGCTCGGAGTACGGCTTCCTCTATGTGCGGCCCTCGCTGACCTCCTCCTTGGAGCCCGCCGCCACGGGGTGGCTCGCGGGAGAGACGCCCTTCACCTTCCTGCCCGCCAAGGCCTACGCGCCGGATGCCCAGCGCATGCGGGCCGGCACGCCCGTGCCGCTCCCGGTGCTGCTGTCGCGCCCGGGGCTGGAGCTCGTCTCCCGCGTGGGCATGCCCACCATTCGCGCCCACTCGCTGGCGTGTACCCAGCGGCTGATCGCCCGCGCGGATGAGGCGGGCCTGCCCGTCGTCACCCCCCGCGACGAGGCGCACCGGGGCGGCGTGGTGGTGATGCGCTTCCCGGGTGACGCCGAGGTGAGCCAGCGCCTGGTCTCCCGAGGCTTCATCTGCAGCTACCGGGGCGGGCTGCGCGTAGGACCCCACTTCTACAACACGCTGTCGGAAGTGGACGGCTTCATGGACGCGCTGGTGGCCGAGGCCCGTCAAAGCGCCGCCTGA
- a CDS encoding NAD(P)-binding domain-containing protein — MNHIHSKYLILGAGPAGLQLGYCLSRNGRDYLILDRAEAGAFYSRFPRHRTLISSNKTRTGYTDPEINLRFDWNSLLTDDHGLLFGSYTRRYFAPADTMVRYLRDFATHYALRVQGNTEICQVTRERSGFRLQDTQGNTYSCEVLVAATGNSRPYLPHIEGIELADTYVDVSVKPEDFDNQRVLIIGKGNSAFETAENLVETAAIIHVASPSPLKLAWQTHYPGHLRAVNNNFLDTYQLKTQNAVLDATIQRIRRTEDGKLGVHFQYTHADGEQEELVYDRVIVCTGFRFDADIFDADCRPALVINDRFPEQTSSWESVNVPNLFFAGAPTQMRDFKRTNSAFIHGFRYNSRALAWLLQNRYERTPLPSTAVPVTTEGLLGAMLETFNRSSALWQQFGFMGSALVLGSKRQEPATHYAELPVDFIHESGLAGAAPYFVATLEFGKAKAMDPFHHPRHPTTQQAHESLFLHPVVRAFSGGQEVGEHHLLENLFGEWKDEKLHIAPLRAFIHAQLQAMGHGSVAA, encoded by the coding sequence ATGAACCACATCCACAGCAAGTACCTGATCCTTGGAGCAGGCCCCGCGGGTCTCCAGCTGGGTTACTGCCTGTCGCGCAACGGGCGCGACTATCTGATCCTCGATCGCGCGGAGGCCGGGGCGTTCTATTCGCGCTTCCCTCGCCACCGCACGTTGATCTCCAGCAACAAGACCCGGACCGGCTACACGGATCCGGAGATCAACCTGCGGTTCGACTGGAACTCGCTGCTGACGGATGACCACGGGTTGCTGTTCGGCAGCTACACGCGCCGCTACTTCGCTCCCGCGGACACGATGGTGCGGTACCTGCGCGACTTCGCTACGCACTACGCGCTGCGCGTGCAGGGCAACACGGAGATCTGCCAGGTCACCCGCGAGCGCTCGGGCTTCCGGCTCCAGGACACGCAGGGCAACACCTACAGCTGTGAGGTGCTGGTGGCCGCCACGGGCAACTCGCGCCCCTACCTGCCGCACATCGAGGGCATCGAGCTGGCGGACACGTACGTCGACGTCTCGGTGAAGCCGGAGGACTTCGACAACCAGCGGGTGCTCATCATCGGCAAGGGGAACTCGGCCTTCGAGACGGCCGAGAACCTCGTGGAGACGGCGGCCATCATCCACGTGGCGAGCCCCAGCCCGCTGAAGCTGGCGTGGCAGACGCACTACCCGGGCCACCTGCGGGCGGTGAACAACAACTTCCTCGATACCTACCAGCTCAAGACGCAGAACGCGGTGCTGGACGCCACCATCCAGCGCATCCGCCGCACCGAGGATGGGAAGCTGGGCGTGCATTTCCAGTACACGCACGCGGACGGAGAGCAGGAGGAGCTCGTCTACGACCGTGTCATCGTCTGCACGGGGTTCCGCTTCGACGCGGACATCTTCGACGCGGACTGCCGCCCGGCCCTGGTCATCAACGATCGCTTCCCGGAGCAGACCTCGAGCTGGGAGTCGGTCAACGTGCCGAACCTGTTCTTCGCCGGCGCGCCCACGCAGATGCGCGACTTCAAGCGCACCAACTCGGCCTTCATCCACGGGTTCCGCTACAACTCGCGGGCCCTGGCGTGGCTGCTCCAGAACCGCTACGAGCGCACGCCCCTGCCGTCCACGGCGGTGCCGGTGACGACCGAGGGCCTGCTGGGCGCGATGCTGGAGACGTTCAACCGCAGCTCGGCCTTGTGGCAGCAGTTCGGCTTCATGGGCAGCGCGCTGGTGCTGGGCTCCAAGCGGCAGGAGCCGGCCACGCACTACGCGGAGCTCCCGGTGGACTTCATCCACGAGAGCGGGCTGGCCGGCGCGGCCCCCTACTTCGTGGCCACGCTGGAGTTCGGCAAGGCCAAGGCGATGGATCCGTTCCACCACCCGCGTCACCCCACCACGCAGCAGGCCCATGAGAGCCTGTTCCTGCACCCGGTGGTGCGCGCCTTCTCGGGCGGGCAGGAGGTGGGTGAGCACCACCTGCTGGAGAACCTCTTCGGCGAGTGGAAGGACGAGAAGCTCCACATCGCCCCGCTGCGCGCCTTCATCCATGCCCAGTTGCAGGCCATGGGCCACGGCAGCGTCGCGGCATGA
- a CDS encoding ABC transporter permease: protein MSTFEPARPPGASRAPRWGRAPAVLLGLLGMGMLAGAWELNRWLTGSTLLPDTLEVGRALVALVADGKLANHLVASLYRLSWGYLVAVLVGVPFGMLMGWLPRLQRAMDPLLQVLRPIGSLAWTPLAILWFGVDDVAASFLIAVACFGPLTVSGLNAVRRLPPVYLRAGRNFGLTGSRLVRHILLPAAAPHLVSGMRQALYVGWVVVVMAEMLGVSSGLGFLLVDARNAGDRYDVVMAAIVTISLVGLALDRLMARLARGVAYGKGGDSDTDTGMLPARLGVSRRAA, encoded by the coding sequence ATGAGCACATTCGAGCCAGCGCGCCCTCCCGGGGCCTCGCGCGCACCGCGGTGGGGGCGAGCCCCCGCGGTGCTCCTGGGGCTGTTGGGCATGGGCATGCTCGCGGGAGCCTGGGAGCTCAACCGCTGGCTCACGGGCAGCACGTTGCTGCCCGACACTCTCGAGGTAGGGCGCGCGCTGGTGGCGCTGGTGGCGGATGGCAAGCTTGCAAACCACCTCGTCGCCTCGCTCTACCGCCTGAGCTGGGGCTACCTCGTCGCCGTGCTGGTGGGCGTGCCCTTCGGCATGTTGATGGGGTGGCTGCCCCGCCTGCAGCGCGCGATGGATCCGCTGCTGCAGGTGCTGCGGCCCATCGGCTCGCTGGCGTGGACGCCGCTGGCCATCCTCTGGTTCGGCGTGGATGACGTGGCGGCCAGCTTCCTCATCGCCGTGGCGTGCTTCGGTCCGCTCACGGTGAGCGGCCTCAACGCCGTGCGGAGGCTGCCGCCGGTGTACCTGCGCGCCGGACGCAACTTCGGGCTGACGGGCTCGCGCCTGGTCCGCCACATCCTCCTGCCCGCCGCCGCCCCGCATCTGGTCTCCGGCATGCGACAGGCCCTGTACGTGGGCTGGGTGGTGGTGGTGATGGCGGAGATGCTCGGCGTCAGTTCGGGGCTGGGCTTCCTGCTGGTGGATGCCCGCAACGCGGGGGACCGCTACGACGTGGTGATGGCGGCGATCGTCACCATCTCGCTCGTGGGGCTGGCCCTCGATCGACTCATGGCGCGCCTCGCCCGGGGCGTCGCCTACGGCAAGGGGGGGGATTCAGACACCGATACAGGGATGCTGCCAGCGCGGCTGGGTGTGTCCCGGAGAGCGGCATGA
- a CDS encoding ABC transporter ATP-binding protein, giving the protein MSTRPSSLPPLHVVPPPAASPRPTKIRVEGVRMVFPGDGQPMTVLNDVHLELRAGEIICIVGPSGCGKSTLLNILGGFIRPTHGQVLIDGAPVQGPDPRRIFVFQESSVFPWLTVEENIGFGLERLPRAERRERVEHYVEIVGLQGFERSYPHQLSGGMKQRLEFARALAVQPDVLFLDESFGALDSITRLKMRQELLRIWSVEPKTIICVTHDIDEAVQLSDRVVVMGARPARVQRIVDIHLPRPRDLSDPRYLALRDSILDEIGIAHAI; this is encoded by the coding sequence ATGAGCACGCGTCCATCCTCCCTTCCTCCCCTTCATGTCGTCCCCCCTCCGGCCGCCAGCCCACGGCCCACGAAGATTCGCGTGGAGGGCGTGCGGATGGTCTTCCCGGGCGACGGGCAGCCGATGACGGTGCTGAACGATGTACACCTGGAGCTGCGCGCCGGGGAGATCATCTGCATCGTGGGCCCCTCGGGGTGCGGCAAGTCGACGCTGCTCAACATCCTGGGCGGCTTCATCCGCCCTACCCACGGCCAGGTACTCATCGACGGCGCCCCGGTCCAGGGCCCGGATCCGCGGCGCATCTTCGTGTTCCAGGAGAGCAGCGTCTTTCCGTGGCTCACGGTGGAGGAGAACATCGGCTTCGGGCTGGAGCGGCTCCCCCGCGCCGAGCGCCGCGAGCGGGTGGAGCACTACGTGGAGATTGTCGGCCTCCAGGGCTTCGAGCGCAGCTACCCCCACCAGCTCTCCGGCGGCATGAAGCAGCGGCTGGAGTTCGCCCGGGCGCTGGCGGTGCAGCCCGACGTGCTGTTCCTGGATGAGTCCTTCGGCGCGCTGGACTCCATCACCCGGCTGAAGATGCGCCAGGAGCTGCTGCGCATCTGGTCGGTGGAGCCCAAGACGATCATCTGCGTCACCCACGACATCGACGAGGCGGTGCAGCTCTCGGACCGCGTGGTGGTGATGGGGGCGCGGCCCGCGCGCGTGCAGCGCATCGTCGACATCCACCTGCCCCGGCCCCGCGACTTGAGCGACCCGCGCTACCTGGCCCTGCGCGACAGCATCCTCGATGAGATCGGGATCGCCCATGCCATCTGA
- a CDS encoding ABC transporter permease: MPSEALDTRPRAAKSGWSWLLWPLAAWTGFVLVWWVSVRWSGSKVFPSPAAVLEGVRSLAVKGQLWAYTRDSLWRVLLAFGLSAMVAIPLGLVMGMSPGVARLLQPPLQALRTVSPLAWFPLAILAVGVGNVSAVVVTMTGSVFALSVQVMHAVGEVPRRFLDVGVNFGLSRRRLFRRVLLPAIAPQLVTGLRMALWTSWQVCMAAEMVAVDSGLGYLVFDARNAGQRYSLVVAAMLLIGVVGLVLDVAIRQLERLKFIEWAFLGETK; this comes from the coding sequence ATGCCATCTGAGGCGCTCGACACGCGGCCCCGCGCCGCCAAGAGCGGCTGGAGCTGGCTCCTGTGGCCGCTGGCCGCGTGGACGGGCTTCGTGCTGGTGTGGTGGGTGAGCGTTCGCTGGAGCGGCTCGAAGGTCTTCCCCTCGCCGGCGGCGGTGCTGGAGGGGGTGCGCAGCCTCGCGGTGAAGGGCCAGCTCTGGGCCTATACCCGCGACTCCCTGTGGCGGGTGCTGCTGGCCTTCGGCCTCTCGGCCATGGTGGCCATTCCGCTGGGGCTGGTGATGGGCATGTCGCCCGGGGTGGCCCGGCTGCTGCAGCCGCCGCTGCAAGCGCTGCGCACGGTGAGCCCGCTGGCCTGGTTCCCGCTGGCCATCCTCGCGGTGGGCGTCGGCAACGTGTCCGCCGTGGTGGTGACGATGACGGGCTCGGTGTTCGCGCTCTCGGTGCAGGTCATGCACGCGGTGGGCGAGGTGCCCCGGCGCTTCTTGGACGTCGGGGTCAACTTCGGCCTGTCGCGACGGCGGCTGTTCCGGCGCGTGCTGCTGCCGGCCATCGCCCCGCAGCTGGTGACGGGCCTGCGCATGGCGCTGTGGACCTCGTGGCAGGTGTGCATGGCCGCGGAGATGGTCGCGGTGGACTCGGGGCTCGGCTACCTCGTGTTCGACGCGCGCAACGCGGGCCAGCGCTACTCGCTGGTGGTGGCCGCCATGCTGCTCATCGGCGTGGTGGGCCTGGTGCTGGACGTCGCCATCCGCCAGCTCGAGCGCCTCAAGTTCATCGAGTGGGCTTTCCTGGGAGAGACGAAATGA